A genome region from Schistocerca americana isolate TAMUIC-IGC-003095 chromosome 1, iqSchAmer2.1, whole genome shotgun sequence includes the following:
- the LOC124551830 gene encoding uncharacterized protein LOC124551830, giving the protein MLADLDRRLGAEGLLQEQPPAIITVSAQQEHEEGDIEVCVEAKKHEQSIQSCSASEQYKWPQGEGEIPEWLREMPAAGGEAERQRHLALLEEDEEILGRVGELLENSTAWLSSWTQSEKRLHSRHQHHKS; this is encoded by the exons ATGTTGGCTGATCTAGATCGGCGGTTGGGGGCTGAGGGACTATTGCAGGAACAGCCTCCAGCAATAATAACCGTGTCGGCGCAGCAAGAAC ATGAGGAAGGAGATATAGAGGTATGTGTCGAGGCCAAGAAACATGAGCAATCGATTCAGTCTT GTAGCGCCAGTGAGCAATATAAATGGCCCCAAGGCGAGGGTGAAATACCAGAGTGGTTGCGTGAGATGCCAGCTGCTGGAGGGGAAGCtgaaaggcagcgccatctcgcccTTTTGGAGGAAGATGAGGAAATACTGGGTAGGGTGGGAGAACTACTGGAAAACTCGACTGCATGGCTCAGTTCTTGGACCCAGAGTGAAAAG AGGCTGCACAGTCGCCACCAGCACCACAAAAGCTAG